From Vitis vinifera cultivar Pinot Noir 40024 chromosome 5, ASM3070453v1, the proteins below share one genomic window:
- the LOC100251746 gene encoding shewanella-like protein phosphatase 2 translates to MEEEICRDLPLVLSSFVDTFVDFSVSGLFLPQSSNPNPNPNPNPNSSSDTDPLPSSPKLATRYPAPDRLIAVGDLHGDLQKSKEALRLAALIDASDRWTGRTATVVQIGDVLDRGGDELKILYFLEKLKREAEKSGGTIITMNGNHEIMNVDGDFRFVTQAGLDEFRVWADWFCIGNAMKSLCDGLEKPKDPFFGIPLKFLGVKEELYHSIRCRIAALRPEGPISVRFLSQNQTVVVVGDSVFVHGGLLPKHVFYGLERINEEVRDWINGLKGRFSPGYLRGKHSMVWLRKFSHELAQNCDCSTLEHVLATIPGAKRMIMGHTIQETGINGACGNRAIRIDVGMSKGCINGLPEVLEIIGNSELRVLTSNPSYRDRLEADRKGGLGLLLPEHGPRQVEVKA, encoded by the coding sequence ATGGAAGAGGAAATATGCCGAGACCTCCCTCTTGTTCTCTCCTCTTTCGTTGACACGTTCGTTGACTTCTCTGTAAGCGGCCTTTTCTTACCCCAATCCTCTAACCcgaaccctaaccctaaccctaaccctaattcTTCTTCTGATACCGATCCTCTGCCCTCATCCCCAAAGTTAGCTACCAGGTACCCTGCTCCCGATCGTCTCATCGCGGTGGGCGATCTTCATGGAGATCTTCAGAAGTCGAAGGAAGCCCTAAGGCTTGCTGCCCTTATCGACGCTTCTGATCGATGGACAGGCCGGACCGCCACAGTGGTCCAGATCGGGGACGTGCTCGATCGCGGCGGGGACGAGCTGAAGATTCTGTATTTTCTCGAGAAATTGAAGCGGGAGGCCGAGAAAAGCGGCGGAACTATCATTACTATGAACGGAAATCATGAGATCATGAACGTGGATGGCGATTTTAGGTTTGTTACCCAAGCGGGTCTGGATGAGTTTAGGGTTTGGGCTGATTGGTTTTGTATTGGCAATGCAATGAAGAGTCTCTGTGATGGGTTGGAAAAACCCAAAGACCCATTTTTTGGTATTCCTTTGAAGTTTCTTGGTGTTAAGGAAGAATTATATCATAGCATTCGATGTAGAATTGCCGCATTACGCCCAGAAGGTCCCATTTCGGTTCGGTTTTTATCGCAAAATCAGACAGTTGTGGTTGTGGGTGATTCGGTTTTCGTTCATGGAGGTTTGCTGCCTAAACATGTTTTCTACGGGTTGGAACGAATCAATGAAGAGGTGAGGGATTGGATTAATGGGTTGAAGGGGAGATTTTCACCTGGTTATCTCAGAGGCAAGCAttcaatggtttggttgagGAAGTTTTCTCATGAATTGGCACAAAATTGTGACTGTTCAACTCTTGAGCATGTTCTTGCTACGATTCCAGGTGCAAAGAGGATGATCATGGGTCATACCATTCAAGAAACTGGAATTAATGGTGCTTGTGGTAACCGAGCCATTCGGATTGATGTGGGTATGTCCAAGGGGTGTATTAACGGACTGCCTGAAGTTTTAGAGATTATTGGGAATTCGGAGTTGCGGGTCCTGACATCGAATCCATCATACAGGGACAGACTAGAAGCTGATAGAAAGGGCGGGCTTGGTCTTCTGCTTCCTGAGCATGGACCGCGACAAGTGGAAGTGAAGGCGTAA